In the genome of Mesoaciditoga lauensis cd-1655R = DSM 25116, one region contains:
- a CDS encoding pyridoxal-phosphate-dependent aminotransferase family protein → MIKKTRIMTPGPTPVPVDVLLEGAKETIAHRTPEFKKMLKTASENLKKVFRTDGHVFILSSSGTGALEAAVANTVSPGDKVITIVGGKFGERWAELGQAYGANMVKIEVEWGDLAEPAQVEKVLRENPDTKVVFSTLSETSTGVVYDIKGIAEVVKKTDAILVVDAVSGLIAEPLEMSEWGVDIAVAGSQKAFMMPPGLAFVAVQTEKAWKRIEETSSPRYYFDLRAYKKKHPDTPYTGAVNLVYQLNKALEMIEEEGMENIWKRHALFAEAMRNGVKEIGLELLPKKPGNVLTAVKIPEGVDGAEFLKVAREKYGMYFSGGQGKLTGKIFRASNLGYVDRLDMISAMAVIEMVLSDLGKKVPIGAGVKVVEETLLKG, encoded by the coding sequence ATGATAAAAAAAACCAGAATCATGACGCCGGGACCAACACCGGTGCCAGTGGATGTCTTGCTGGAAGGGGCTAAAGAAACGATAGCTCACCGTACCCCTGAATTTAAGAAAATGTTAAAAACCGCTTCTGAAAACCTGAAAAAAGTTTTTCGAACCGATGGACATGTTTTCATTCTATCTTCTTCTGGAACTGGCGCGTTGGAAGCCGCCGTTGCAAACACCGTTAGCCCTGGGGATAAAGTAATAACGATAGTTGGAGGTAAGTTTGGTGAACGATGGGCTGAGTTGGGTCAAGCGTATGGTGCAAATATGGTAAAAATAGAAGTGGAGTGGGGAGATCTTGCAGAACCAGCTCAAGTAGAAAAAGTGTTGAGGGAAAATCCGGATACAAAAGTGGTCTTTTCAACTCTAAGTGAAACTTCAACGGGCGTGGTTTATGACATCAAAGGAATAGCGGAGGTTGTGAAAAAGACAGATGCAATTCTCGTTGTCGATGCCGTGAGCGGTCTTATAGCAGAACCACTCGAAATGAGTGAATGGGGAGTGGATATAGCCGTTGCGGGTTCCCAAAAGGCTTTCATGATGCCGCCAGGTCTGGCGTTTGTGGCAGTTCAAACGGAAAAAGCGTGGAAAAGAATAGAAGAAACTTCCTCACCCAGATACTATTTTGATTTGAGAGCCTACAAAAAGAAGCACCCAGATACGCCTTACACGGGAGCTGTTAACCTAGTTTATCAGCTTAACAAAGCTTTGGAGATGATCGAAGAGGAAGGTATGGAAAACATTTGGAAAAGACACGCCCTCTTCGCCGAAGCGATGAGAAATGGAGTAAAAGAAATAGGGCTTGAGCTTCTCCCCAAAAAGCCCGGAAATGTTTTAACTGCCGTTAAGATTCCCGAAGGAGTTGATGGCGCCGAGTTCTTAAAAGTTGCCCGTGAAAAATACGGAATGTATTTCTCCGGCGGACAGGGAAAATTAACCGGTAAAATATTCAGGGCTTCTAACCTGGGTTACGTTGATAGGCTTGATATGATATCTGCCATGGCAGTCATAGAAATGGTGCTAAGTGATCTTGGGAAAAAGGTACCTATCGGAGCCGGAGTTAAAGTTGTGGAAGAAACACTTTTAAAGGGGTGA
- a CDS encoding hydroxyacid dehydrogenase has translation MVKILVNDPLAKEAVDILKDAGFAVDEKEYSKEELPKKIREYDAIIVRSATKVTKEVIEAASNLKAIGRAGVGLDNIDLESAKSHNIAVFNTPTANSISVAELVFAFMTSLSRHVVRGTTGLKEGKWEKKALKGVELYEKTLGIVGFGHIGKEVAKRALAFGMKVITYDVVKNDGGLPVEFVELDELLKNSDYVTVHLPLLESTRHLITAEKFSMMKPTAFFIHAARGGIVDDEALYEALKDGKIAGAALDVFETEPPDEKEMKLLKLPNVIGTPHIGASTVEAQRRVGLEIANKIVEFFQKGRV, from the coding sequence ATGGTGAAGATCCTTGTTAACGATCCCCTGGCTAAAGAAGCTGTGGATATTCTAAAAGATGCGGGCTTCGCTGTTGATGAAAAAGAGTATTCTAAGGAAGAATTGCCGAAGAAGATCAGAGAATACGATGCGATAATAGTTAGAAGTGCCACGAAAGTCACAAAAGAAGTCATAGAGGCCGCTTCAAATTTAAAAGCCATAGGGAGGGCGGGCGTGGGATTGGACAACATAGATCTGGAAAGCGCAAAATCCCACAATATAGCGGTTTTTAACACCCCAACAGCCAACTCCATAAGTGTTGCAGAACTCGTCTTCGCTTTCATGACCTCGTTGAGTCGTCACGTTGTAAGAGGCACAACAGGTTTAAAAGAAGGAAAATGGGAAAAGAAAGCGCTAAAGGGTGTTGAACTCTACGAAAAAACGCTTGGGATAGTAGGATTTGGTCACATAGGAAAAGAAGTTGCCAAGCGTGCATTGGCATTTGGAATGAAAGTAATAACCTACGATGTTGTAAAAAACGATGGTGGATTGCCTGTGGAATTTGTAGAATTGGACGAATTGCTTAAGAATTCCGATTACGTGACTGTTCATTTGCCCTTGCTGGAGTCAACACGACATTTGATAACGGCAGAGAAATTTTCCATGATGAAGCCAACCGCTTTCTTCATTCATGCCGCGCGAGGTGGCATAGTAGATGATGAAGCGTTGTACGAAGCTTTAAAAGATGGAAAAATAGCGGGGGCAGCTTTGGATGTGTTTGAAACGGAGCCGCCTGACGAAAAAGAGATGAAACTCTTGAAACTCCCAAATGTCATAGGGACTCCTCATATCGGAGCGTCCACTGTTGAAGCTCAAAGAAGAGTGGGGCTGGAAATAGCAAATAAGATAGTTGAATTCTTCCAAAAAGGGCGTGTTTAA
- a CDS encoding YgeY family selenium metabolism-linked hydrolase has product MQKLSIAEEILKKAEEYRDDVAQFLRDIVAIPSYSGQEKEVVDRIAQEMKKVGFDEVKIDGLGNVFGRIGNGKPVVAMDAHIDVVGVGDPTQWKHDPFKGKVENGIIYGRGAGDQKAGMASMVYAGKIIKDLHLEGDYTFYVVGSVMEEACDGLPWQYIVKEDKFRPDYVVITEPTNLNIYRGHRGRIEVKIQTKGRSAHAAMPEMGDNAIYKMARIVLGIEKLNDELKPDPFLGKGTAVVSQIFFKSPSENAVADECTIHIDRRLTKGETKETAIAEFEKVIKDAGVEAKILEQTYEGHAYTGATYSSEKYFRTWVMEEDSPIVQSAVETYKELFKSEPKVDKWNFSTNGVATAGLFGIPTVGFGPANEIYAHGPDDQAPIDHLVKAAAFYANFMQVISKKEK; this is encoded by the coding sequence ATGCAAAAATTGAGCATTGCAGAAGAAATATTGAAAAAAGCGGAAGAATATCGCGATGATGTGGCTCAATTCCTAAGAGACATCGTTGCAATTCCAAGCTATTCTGGTCAGGAAAAAGAGGTGGTTGATAGAATAGCCCAAGAAATGAAAAAAGTAGGATTCGACGAAGTAAAGATCGACGGTCTGGGAAACGTGTTTGGGAGAATAGGAAATGGTAAACCGGTAGTGGCAATGGATGCGCACATCGATGTTGTAGGAGTGGGTGATCCAACGCAATGGAAACACGATCCATTTAAAGGTAAAGTGGAAAACGGAATAATTTACGGTCGAGGTGCGGGAGACCAAAAAGCCGGTATGGCTTCAATGGTTTATGCTGGAAAGATAATAAAAGATCTTCATTTGGAAGGAGATTACACATTCTACGTTGTTGGATCAGTTATGGAAGAAGCATGCGACGGACTTCCTTGGCAGTACATAGTTAAGGAAGACAAGTTCAGACCGGATTATGTTGTCATCACGGAGCCCACAAATCTCAACATTTATAGGGGCCATAGGGGAAGAATAGAAGTGAAAATTCAAACCAAAGGAAGATCAGCACATGCCGCCATGCCAGAAATGGGAGATAACGCCATTTACAAAATGGCAAGAATAGTGCTCGGTATAGAAAAACTCAACGATGAACTCAAGCCGGATCCGTTCTTAGGGAAAGGCACCGCCGTTGTTTCCCAAATCTTCTTTAAGTCACCTTCCGAAAACGCGGTCGCAGATGAATGCACCATTCACATCGATAGAAGGCTTACGAAGGGAGAAACCAAAGAGACGGCCATTGCCGAATTCGAAAAAGTTATAAAAGATGCCGGTGTTGAAGCTAAAATACTTGAGCAAACCTATGAAGGGCACGCTTACACGGGAGCAACTTATTCATCTGAAAAGTATTTCAGAACATGGGTTATGGAAGAAGACTCTCCAATAGTTCAAAGTGCTGTTGAAACTTACAAAGAACTTTTCAAGTCCGAACCAAAAGTGGATAAATGGAATTTTTCCACGAATGGCGTTGCCACGGCTGGACTCTTTGGAATACCAACGGTAGGATTCGGCCCTGCCAACGAGATATACGCACATGGTCCAGATGATCAAGCACCAATCGATCATCTTGTAAAGGCGGCCGCTTTTTACGCGAATTTCATGCAAGTTATATCTAAAAAAGAAAAGTAA
- a CDS encoding ornithine carbamoyltransferase: MSSLLRGKDFITTQDFTKEEIDLFIETAFDLKKKLARGEIHPLLAYKTLYMIFYDESTRTRNAAETGITQLGGHGIFLSPDKMQAHHGETPSDTAKVLTRFGDGIAIRHCQFGVGNKYLNDIAESAEIPVINLQDDKYHPTQILADLMTIEERFGKDLKHIKVGISWAYAESHLKPLSVPQSQILLFPRYGMDVTLAYPEGFDLMPEIVEQAKQNAEAGGGSLKITHDMDEAFVDADIVIPKSWGGFYTIDNPMEADKRKEEIMEKVREHKDWICDERRMSLAKKHSVYMHALPADRGREVVDSVIDGPHSIVWDEAENRLHTMKAIMALVMGGRP, translated from the coding sequence ATGAGTTCCTTGTTAAGAGGCAAAGATTTCATAACAACTCAAGATTTCACAAAGGAAGAGATAGATCTTTTCATAGAAACGGCGTTCGATCTCAAGAAAAAACTCGCACGTGGTGAGATACACCCACTTCTTGCATACAAAACTCTTTACATGATCTTTTATGATGAATCAACGCGAACAAGAAATGCTGCGGAAACGGGTATCACACAGTTGGGAGGTCATGGAATATTCCTTTCTCCAGATAAAATGCAAGCCCATCACGGAGAAACACCTTCTGACACGGCCAAAGTTCTTACTAGATTTGGTGATGGCATAGCCATAAGGCATTGCCAATTCGGTGTCGGAAATAAGTACCTCAACGATATAGCCGAAAGTGCTGAAATTCCAGTTATAAATCTTCAAGATGACAAATATCATCCCACTCAGATACTGGCAGATTTGATGACCATTGAAGAAAGATTTGGAAAAGATTTGAAACACATAAAAGTTGGGATCAGCTGGGCTTACGCTGAAAGTCATTTGAAACCGCTATCGGTACCCCAATCTCAAATTTTGCTTTTCCCACGCTATGGAATGGATGTCACCTTGGCTTACCCGGAAGGTTTCGATCTCATGCCAGAAATAGTTGAACAAGCCAAACAAAATGCGGAAGCCGGAGGTGGAAGTTTGAAGATCACCCATGATATGGATGAGGCGTTTGTGGATGCTGACATAGTCATTCCAAAATCATGGGGAGGATTCTACACCATTGACAATCCCATGGAAGCAGACAAGAGAAAAGAAGAGATAATGGAAAAGGTCAGGGAACATAAGGACTGGATATGTGATGAAAGAAGAATGAGTCTTGCCAAGAAACATTCTGTTTACATGCATGCCTTACCAGCTGACAGAGGAAGAGAAGTTGTGGACTCTGTAATTGATGGGCCTCATTCGATAGTCTGGGATGAAGCAGAAAACAGGCTTCATACCATGAAAGCGATAATGGCCCTGGTTATGGGAGGAAGGCCTTGA
- a CDS encoding dihydroorotase, with product MNDLGIVGGTICDGFNSYEANVYIKNGKISAVSSEKLDAAEIYNADGMYVIPGLIDPHVHFALNLGKYTSSDDFESGSIGAAFGGVTTYIDFLDPITDYDELEEAFKKRMYLASSSHVNYSFHTTIAHPTFSPERLCQKSLEFGINSVKNFTTYSTSNRMTKDGYIFELLKETSRYGIVATFHAENDDLILKAMKKEKTHKANNLPKYHSFEAEAEAVSRIATLARLTNGQAYVVHNSSGRSVELLRKCGIPQNLRLETCPQYFVFDDSKYENDESAALHALVPPLRSRLDVELMKEHFKDGVFYTIGTDHCPFKRKEKLENVGDYDSMPNGIGGVELSFTVFYNLFVKNNLVRLEDLVRTQSYNVATTFGMKEKGRIAPGYDADIAIFDPSKEWTVNMNSLHTKSDYTPYEGMNLKGKFTSTIVGGEFVVKDGILNENSKGTFVRRGPVFWRTR from the coding sequence TTGAACGATCTTGGAATCGTAGGTGGAACGATTTGTGACGGCTTTAATTCTTACGAAGCCAACGTTTACATAAAGAATGGAAAGATTTCTGCCGTGTCAAGCGAAAAGCTTGATGCGGCAGAAATTTACAACGCTGATGGCATGTATGTTATCCCTGGCTTGATAGATCCTCATGTGCATTTTGCTTTGAATCTTGGTAAATATACCTCTTCTGATGATTTCGAATCAGGCTCAATTGGAGCTGCTTTTGGAGGAGTGACGACGTACATAGATTTTTTAGATCCTATAACCGATTACGATGAACTCGAAGAGGCTTTTAAAAAACGAATGTATCTGGCTTCGAGTTCCCACGTGAATTATTCTTTTCACACCACCATTGCCCATCCAACTTTTTCACCGGAAAGATTGTGCCAAAAATCGTTGGAGTTCGGTATTAATAGCGTGAAAAATTTCACGACATATAGCACCTCAAATAGAATGACGAAAGATGGCTACATTTTTGAACTTTTGAAAGAAACATCCAGGTACGGAATTGTGGCAACCTTTCATGCAGAAAACGACGATCTTATACTCAAGGCCATGAAGAAAGAGAAAACTCATAAAGCTAACAACTTGCCAAAGTATCATTCGTTTGAAGCTGAAGCTGAAGCTGTTTCGAGAATAGCCACTCTTGCCCGTCTTACAAACGGACAGGCCTACGTGGTTCATAATTCAAGCGGGCGTTCTGTGGAACTTTTAAGAAAATGTGGAATTCCTCAAAATTTAAGACTTGAAACCTGTCCTCAGTACTTCGTTTTTGACGATTCCAAATACGAAAATGATGAGTCCGCCGCCCTTCACGCATTAGTGCCACCGCTGCGCTCAAGATTGGATGTCGAATTGATGAAAGAACATTTTAAAGATGGTGTATTTTACACCATCGGAACCGATCATTGTCCCTTTAAAAGAAAAGAAAAGTTAGAGAACGTTGGAGATTACGATTCCATGCCAAATGGCATAGGAGGGGTAGAGCTCTCTTTTACGGTTTTCTACAACCTTTTCGTGAAAAATAACCTAGTAAGGCTGGAAGATCTTGTAAGAACACAGAGCTACAACGTGGCAACAACATTTGGCATGAAGGAAAAGGGAAGAATAGCACCTGGATACGATGCCGATATCGCCATTTTCGATCCCAGCAAAGAATGGACGGTTAACATGAATTCTCTTCACACGAAATCGGATTACACACCTTACGAAGGAATGAATTTAAAGGGGAAATTCACTTCTACCATCGTCGGCGGAGAATTCGTTGTAAAAGATGGGATTTTAAACGAAAACAGCAAAGGGACTTTTGTAAGAAGGGGGCCGGTATTTTGGCGTACGCGATAG
- a CDS encoding amidohydrolase family protein: MAYAIGNGRIFTGDSLIENGVIFVENGRISGVSDMRDFSGQLDVDVKGALIMPAWVNAHTHVYSTLARGMSVEFHPSTFTQLLKQLWWRLDKALTRDEIEIGAMVAAAEFIHNGVATIFDHHSSPSYVKGSLEILKNSIVDKAGMRGVFCYEVSDRDGIQNEAIEENVDFYNRYKESHVVSGMMGLHAAFTLSDETLKEVSNVSSGKIPIHVHVAEGIEDELESINEFDLKIMERFKKYNLLNDKSIYAHCIHVDDEEIKNITESGGTIAVNIQSNMNNAVGIPNIVNFLSKGARVAIGNDGFGFSPAFGIRLLALSQKHIHGTPTAFSSVEVGKMIKMSYELASKHLDENFGTIEKGSPADLMVLDYDPPTPMTIDNFYDHLFFGITEAKVRSLYVNGEALMEDGVIKTFDEAEIRKESRKIADKLWKRL; the protein is encoded by the coding sequence TTGGCGTACGCGATAGGAAATGGAAGGATATTCACCGGTGATTCTTTGATAGAAAATGGGGTCATCTTCGTTGAAAACGGAAGAATAAGTGGTGTTTCAGATATGAGGGATTTTAGTGGCCAGTTGGACGTGGATGTTAAGGGAGCTTTGATCATGCCAGCATGGGTTAACGCGCATACCCATGTGTATTCAACGCTTGCAAGGGGAATGAGCGTTGAATTTCACCCTTCCACCTTTACCCAGCTGTTGAAACAGTTATGGTGGAGGTTAGATAAGGCGCTTACCCGAGATGAAATAGAGATTGGGGCAATGGTAGCTGCAGCCGAATTCATTCACAACGGTGTGGCAACCATTTTCGATCACCATTCCAGCCCTTCATATGTTAAGGGCTCTTTGGAAATACTGAAAAATTCCATCGTTGACAAAGCTGGAATGAGAGGGGTTTTTTGTTACGAGGTAAGCGACCGCGATGGGATTCAAAACGAAGCGATAGAAGAAAACGTGGATTTTTACAACAGATATAAGGAAAGTCATGTTGTTTCTGGCATGATGGGACTTCATGCAGCCTTTACCCTTAGCGATGAAACTTTGAAAGAGGTATCCAACGTTTCAAGCGGGAAGATACCCATTCACGTTCATGTCGCTGAAGGAATTGAGGATGAGCTGGAGTCCATAAATGAATTCGATTTGAAAATAATGGAAAGATTTAAAAAATATAATTTGTTAAACGACAAATCCATCTATGCTCATTGTATCCATGTGGACGACGAAGAGATAAAAAATATAACCGAAAGTGGCGGTACGATAGCCGTTAACATTCAATCTAACATGAACAACGCTGTCGGGATCCCGAATATCGTTAATTTTTTATCTAAAGGTGCCAGAGTTGCCATTGGAAATGATGGTTTTGGTTTTTCTCCTGCCTTTGGAATCAGGTTATTGGCGCTTTCTCAAAAGCACATCCACGGAACACCTACAGCGTTTTCTTCGGTAGAAGTTGGAAAGATGATAAAAATGTCATACGAGCTTGCCAGTAAACACTTAGATGAAAACTTCGGTACGATAGAAAAAGGTTCTCCGGCAGATTTGATGGTTTTGGATTACGACCCTCCAACTCCCATGACGATCGATAACTTTTACGATCATCTCTTCTTTGGAATAACCGAAGCGAAGGTAAGATCTCTTTACGTAAATGGGGAAGCTTTAATGGAAGATGGAGTTATAAAGACTTTTGATGAAGCGGAAATAAGAAAAGAATCGAGAAAGATAGCCGATAAGCTTTGGAAGAGGCTGTAA
- a CDS encoding 4Fe-4S binding protein — MDLSTEVAGIKFDNPLLPAAGPLTGDDKKMKYIASLGVGGMVTKTISTEAAKVPRPCIVATKDYVINAELWSEYGPGKWIDEFLPGIQDLQMPKIISIGYTKEQIEWLIPRLKDFGDAFEISTHYVGKDLKPIAEVAKTASKLAGKPVFMKVSPHMPDPVEFAKVVTDAGAAGIVAVNSLGPAYYVDPKTGNSPLGSENRYGWISGPVIKPLALSIVQRVRQALDIPVIGVGGVKSAEDVVEFLEVGASAVGMLSSALIFGKAQYKRIVDGLEGALKKRGYSSVKDAIGRKLEVQHAEFTVNNPKVDPEKCTLCKLCEYVCPYFAIKVTDHVEVDPNACFGCGLCESRCPTSAISGVLK, encoded by the coding sequence GTGGATCTTTCTACAGAAGTGGCAGGAATTAAGTTTGATAATCCTTTGTTACCTGCGGCAGGCCCTTTGACAGGTGATGATAAGAAAATGAAGTACATAGCTTCTTTGGGAGTTGGGGGCATGGTAACCAAGACCATTTCGACCGAGGCTGCCAAAGTGCCGCGACCGTGTATAGTGGCTACCAAAGATTACGTTATAAATGCCGAATTATGGTCTGAATATGGACCGGGTAAGTGGATAGACGAATTTTTGCCTGGCATTCAAGATTTACAGATGCCGAAAATAATAAGCATTGGCTACACGAAAGAGCAAATAGAATGGCTTATACCACGTCTGAAAGATTTTGGGGATGCTTTTGAAATCTCCACGCATTACGTTGGAAAAGATCTTAAACCCATTGCAGAAGTGGCAAAAACAGCTTCTAAACTCGCGGGAAAGCCTGTCTTTATGAAGGTAAGCCCTCATATGCCGGATCCGGTGGAATTCGCCAAAGTTGTAACGGATGCCGGGGCGGCTGGAATTGTGGCCGTCAATTCTTTAGGGCCGGCGTATTACGTCGATCCTAAGACTGGAAATTCTCCTTTGGGGTCAGAAAATAGATATGGGTGGATATCCGGACCCGTCATCAAACCGCTCGCCTTGTCCATCGTTCAAAGAGTAAGACAAGCTCTAGATATACCGGTAATAGGCGTCGGTGGCGTTAAAAGTGCGGAAGATGTTGTCGAATTTTTAGAAGTCGGAGCTTCCGCCGTAGGCATGCTTTCTTCCGCTTTGATTTTTGGAAAAGCGCAGTACAAGAGAATAGTAGATGGGCTTGAAGGCGCTTTAAAAAAACGGGGTTACTCATCGGTTAAAGATGCTATAGGAAGGAAACTTGAAGTTCAGCACGCCGAATTCACGGTCAACAATCCCAAAGTGGATCCGGAAAAGTGTACCCTTTGCAAGCTTTGTGAATACGTGTGCCCTTACTTTGCAATAAAAGTTACCGATCACGTTGAAGTGGATCCAAACGCTTGTTTCGGATGTGGTTTGTGCGAATCGAGATGCCCAACATCTGCCATAAGCGGGGTGTTGAAATGA
- the thrC gene encoding threonine synthase produces the protein MSYKLRCVHCGRTYEPNEVLYTCPVCGPRLGTLEVVYDTLPTETNFDLEHKGIWAFSDFLPVKKNHFEVPLLVGNTPLYEKKELAKEMGLANLYIKDDGRNPTASYKDRASALAIAKAKELGYDTVYCASTGNAASSLSGLAAASGIKSVIFVPKAAPQAKITQLLVYGATVIAVDGSYDDAFDLSLQVGEEFGWYCRNSAINPYLLEGKKTGAMEAAYQLDWNIPDVAMVSVGDGTVVSSIYKGFRDLKEAGITNKIPKIIGVQAEGANAVMRTFESGIYDKPQDMKASSMADSISVGKPRDVLKACKYVESSGGKFISVSDEEIGKAIVEMARKTGVFAEPAGATTYAGLKKISKELLGMSVVLFITGNGLKDINTVRSYVGQVHVVKPELQAAKEVLKDAGAI, from the coding sequence ATGAGTTACAAACTCAGATGTGTTCATTGCGGAAGGACATATGAGCCAAACGAGGTTCTCTACACGTGCCCTGTTTGCGGTCCACGCTTGGGAACTTTGGAAGTTGTGTACGACACTTTGCCAACCGAAACGAACTTTGACTTAGAACATAAAGGAATATGGGCATTTTCTGATTTTTTGCCCGTTAAAAAGAACCATTTTGAAGTCCCACTTCTGGTTGGAAATACTCCACTTTATGAAAAAAAAGAATTGGCGAAAGAGATGGGGCTTGCAAACCTCTACATAAAGGATGACGGGAGAAATCCCACTGCTTCTTACAAAGATAGGGCAAGCGCCTTGGCGATCGCAAAAGCGAAAGAGTTGGGATACGATACGGTTTATTGCGCTTCAACGGGTAATGCCGCTTCATCTTTATCTGGTTTGGCGGCGGCATCTGGCATTAAAAGCGTTATATTCGTTCCAAAAGCGGCGCCACAGGCAAAGATAACCCAATTGTTGGTTTACGGCGCAACCGTCATAGCCGTCGATGGAAGTTATGATGACGCATTCGATCTTTCACTTCAAGTGGGTGAAGAATTTGGGTGGTATTGCAGAAATTCTGCCATAAATCCCTATTTGTTGGAAGGAAAGAAAACTGGTGCCATGGAAGCGGCATATCAGCTTGATTGGAATATTCCAGATGTGGCCATGGTTTCCGTTGGGGATGGAACGGTTGTAAGTTCGATATACAAAGGATTCAGGGATTTGAAAGAAGCGGGTATAACGAATAAGATACCTAAGATAATAGGTGTTCAAGCTGAAGGCGCGAATGCTGTAATGCGCACATTCGAATCTGGGATTTACGATAAGCCGCAAGACATGAAAGCATCTTCTATGGCGGATAGCATATCGGTTGGAAAGCCTAGAGATGTTTTAAAAGCTTGTAAATACGTTGAATCTTCCGGTGGAAAGTTCATCTCAGTTAGCGATGAAGAAATTGGAAAGGCAATAGTGGAAATGGCGAGAAAAACCGGAGTTTTTGCCGAGCCCGCTGGTGCCACCACTTATGCCGGTTTGAAGAAAATAAGCAAGGAATTATTGGGAATGAGTGTGGTACTTTTCATAACCGGTAATGGTTTGAAAGATATAAACACTGTTAGAAGTTACGTTGGGCAAGTGCACGTTGTGAAGCCAGAACTTCAAGCGGCGAAGGAGGTATTAAAAGATGCTGGTGCGATTTAA
- a CDS encoding (2Fe-2S)-binding protein — protein sequence MLVRFKLNGENVEAEAQDDERALDFLRRLGMKSVKEGCGEGECGACTIIVNGRNVVSCLMLAPELDGTETWTTEGLSKDGELDPIQKAFVEVGAIQCGFCTPGMVMSAKALLDKEPNPTEDEIKKGMEGNLCRCTGYFKIIDAVKKAAKEKGEKN from the coding sequence ATGCTGGTGCGATTTAAATTGAATGGAGAAAACGTTGAAGCCGAAGCTCAAGATGACGAGAGGGCTTTAGACTTTTTGAGAAGACTTGGAATGAAAAGTGTGAAAGAAGGGTGTGGAGAAGGAGAGTGCGGCGCATGCACGATCATAGTTAACGGTAGGAACGTAGTGTCGTGCCTCATGCTTGCACCTGAATTAGATGGTACGGAAACATGGACGACGGAAGGTCTTTCTAAAGATGGTGAACTGGATCCCATTCAAAAGGCGTTCGTGGAAGTGGGCGCCATCCAATGTGGATTTTGTACTCCTGGAATGGTTATGTCTGCGAAAGCGCTTTTGGACAAAGAACCAAATCCAACAGAAGACGAGATCAAAAAAGGAATGGAAGGTAATTTGTGCAGATGCACAGGATATTTCAAGATAATTGATGCCGTTAAAAAGGCGGCAAAAGAAAAGGGAGAGAAGAATTGA
- a CDS encoding nucleotidyltransferase family protein: MTTAVVLAAGMSKRFGKQKLEYIYKKKPLLQWTLDLVNNLNFRKILVVSKSLDISKFNLDDFEVAINEKTERGLSSSVKLAIAMCKKGKENEGALFFLGDMPEIDLKLVKRVLSFNTSHIVFPTFEGVKGFPVFLPSSYFDEAKRIKGDSGLISVIKAHKECISFEDGWKCVYDVDTIDDLKNKKG, from the coding sequence TTGACGACAGCCGTTGTGCTTGCCGCTGGAATGTCAAAAAGATTTGGAAAGCAAAAGCTGGAATACATTTACAAAAAGAAACCTCTCCTTCAATGGACTTTGGACTTGGTAAACAATTTGAATTTCAGAAAGATCTTGGTTGTTTCTAAAAGCTTAGACATTTCGAAGTTTAACTTGGATGATTTTGAAGTGGCGATCAACGAAAAAACGGAAAGAGGTTTATCTTCATCTGTTAAATTGGCGATAGCGATGTGTAAAAAAGGAAAAGAAAACGAAGGGGCACTTTTTTTCCTGGGAGATATGCCTGAAATAGATTTGAAGTTGGTGAAACGGGTTTTATCTTTCAACACATCACATATAGTTTTCCCTACTTTTGAGGGAGTAAAAGGATTTCCCGTTTTTTTGCCATCTTCATACTTTGACGAGGCAAAAAGAATAAAGGGTGATTCCGGTTTGATAAGTGTGATAAAAGCCCATAAAGAGTGTATTTCTTTTGAGGACGGATGGAAATGCGTGTACGACGTGGACACGATTGATGATCTAAAGAACAAGAAAGGCTGA